The Lampris incognitus isolate fLamInc1 chromosome 7, fLamInc1.hap2, whole genome shotgun sequence genome window below encodes:
- the trim59 gene encoding tripartite motif-containing protein 59: MDNLEEDLTCSVCYALFSDPRVLPCSHTFCKTCLDNVLQVSANYSIWRPLRLPLKCPNCRSVVELPPSGVDALPINVSLRAIIEKYQKDSQPRPPSCPDHPRQPLNVYCVQDRQLICGMCLTVGQHQGHPIDDLQAAFIREKQTPGNLMARLSDQRWAQVCELGELLEQEKAHCEGLVKKDRLAVDQFFQTLELVLSRKRQAFLAALDNASAEVCQAYNPLIDRVKELQEEQLDLVSVCSSVEEEDSPLVFLEKVHLFRERLEVLLKAPLPSTIALTITPRATEYLQEHWPAVTIGKLEEAPVPRVSCCAKLGDQEVGRGQCESRAQDMWSELQPTPAMVFLGLLLLAVALWVNPVGGASLGFSLLSQFSQMVHGLSSELASSVWEMAEWLYVEMGEAMERWSAFLSILRENAFQQLGAFFKTFSSF, encoded by the exons ATGGATAACCTAGAGGAGGACCTGACGTGCTCCGTGTGCTACGCTCTGTTTTCCGACCCGCGGGTTCTGCCGTGCTCGCACACGTTCTGCAAGACCTGCCTGGATAACGTTCTCCAAGTCTCAGCCAACTATTCTATCTGGCGCCCGCTTCGCCTCCCTCTGAAGTGCCCCAACTGTCGCAGTGTGGTGGAGCTGCCTCCGTCCGGTGTAGATGCTCTGCCCATCAACGTGTCACTGCGGGCCATCATTGAGAAG TACCAAAAAGACAGTCAGCCAAGGCCACCCTCCTGCCCGGACCATCCCAGGCAGCCGCTGAACGTGTACTGTGTCCAGGACCGCCAGCTGATCTGCGGGATGTGTCTGACGGTAGGGCAGCACCAGGGCCACCCTATAGACGACTTGCAGGCTGCCTTCATCAGAGAAAAACAGACTCCTGGAAATCTAATGGCCAGACTCTCTGATCAGAGGTGGGCACAG GTTTGTGAGTTGGGGGAGTTGTTGGAACAGGAGAAGGCGCATTGCGAGGGCCTGGTGAAGAAGGACCGACTGGCTGTTGATCAGTTCTTCCAGACACTGGAGCTCGTGCTCTCCAGGAAGAGACAGGCCTTCCTTGCAGCTTTGGACAACGCCAGCGCAGAGGTCTGCCAGGCCTACAACCCGTTAAttgacagggtgaaagagctacag GAGGAGCAGTTGGACCTGGTGTCTGTGTGCTCGTCGGTGGAGGAGGAGGACTCTCCACTGGTGTTCCTGGAGAAAGTCCATCTTTTCCGAGAGAGGTTGGAGGTGTTGCTCAAAGCCCCTTTGCCCTCTACCATAGCCCTTACCATCACACCCCGGGCTACAGAGTACCTTCAGGAGCACTGGCCTGCAGTGACAATTGGAAAGCTGGAGGAGGCCCCGGTACCCAGGGTGAGTTGCTGTGCCAAGCTGGGAGATCAGGAGGTCGGAAGGGGTCAGTGTGAGAGCCGGGCCCAGGACATGTGGAGTGAGCTCCAGCCCACCCCTGCAATGGTGTTCCTCGGGCTGCTGTTGCTGGCGGTGGCCCTGTGGGTCAACCCCGTAGGGGGAGCATCCCTGGGTTTCTCCCTCCTCTCACAGTTCAGCCAAATGGTTCACGGCCTGAGCAGTGAACTGGCAAGCTCCGTTTGGGAGATGGCCGAGTGGTTGTATGTGGAGATGGGAGAGGCAATGGAGAGATGGAGCGCCTTCCTCTCCATCCTGAGGGAAAATGCCTTTCAACAGCTTGGCGCTTTTTTCAAGACCTTCAGCTCCTTTTGA